A single region of the Nocardioides aurantiacus genome encodes:
- the erpA gene encoding iron-sulfur cluster insertion protein ErpA, with product MTEQVDTASEIRTDGINVTDTASSKVKSLLEQEGRDDLQLRIAVQPGGCSGLRYQLFFDERTLDGDVVTDFDGVSVVVDRMSVPYLNGATIDFMDSIEKQGFTIDNPNATGSCACGDSFH from the coding sequence ATGACCGAGCAGGTCGACACCGCTAGCGAGATCCGCACCGACGGCATCAACGTCACCGACACCGCGTCGAGCAAGGTCAAGAGCCTCCTGGAGCAGGAGGGTCGCGACGACCTCCAGCTGCGCATCGCCGTCCAGCCCGGTGGCTGCTCGGGGCTGCGCTACCAGCTCTTCTTCGACGAGCGCACCCTCGACGGCGACGTCGTCACCGACTTCGACGGCGTGTCCGTGGTGGTGGACCGCATGAGCGTCCCCTACCTCAACGGCGCCACCATCGACTTCATGGACTCGATCGAGAAGCAGGGCTTCACCATCGACAACCCCAACGCCACCGGCTCCTGCGCCTGCGGCGACAGCTTCCACTGA
- a CDS encoding carbohydrate kinase family protein, whose amino-acid sequence MSLLIAGSIATDHLMSFGGKFADSLVVDQLDKLSVSFLVDDLEIRRGGCAGNICFGLGQLGLRPVLVGSAGEDFAGYRSWLERHGVDCESVRISEDKHTARFVCTTDTTMAQFASFYPGAMSEARLIELGPIAARVGEPTLVLVGPDDPEGMVRHTQECRQRGYAFVADPSQQLAFGEGEMIRELVDGAAYLFCNEYESHMIGQKTGWTPEEILSRVGTQVVTLGKDGVRVESTTAETITVTAVPGVTAVEPTGVGDAFRSGFLAALEWGLGHERAAQVGCVLAAYVVERVGTQEYSFTHQQFVDRVATAYGDEAAADVRPHLLG is encoded by the coding sequence ATGTCGCTGCTGATCGCCGGATCCATCGCCACCGACCACCTGATGAGCTTCGGCGGCAAGTTCGCCGACTCGCTCGTCGTCGACCAGCTCGACAAGCTGTCGGTGTCCTTCCTGGTCGACGACCTCGAGATCCGGCGCGGCGGCTGCGCCGGCAACATCTGCTTCGGCCTGGGCCAGCTCGGGCTGCGCCCCGTCCTCGTGGGCTCCGCGGGGGAGGACTTCGCGGGCTACCGCTCCTGGCTGGAGCGCCACGGGGTCGACTGCGAGTCGGTCCGGATCTCCGAGGACAAGCACACCGCGCGCTTCGTCTGCACCACCGACACCACGATGGCGCAGTTCGCCAGCTTCTACCCCGGCGCGATGAGCGAGGCCCGGCTGATCGAGCTCGGCCCGATCGCCGCCCGGGTGGGGGAGCCCACGCTGGTGCTCGTCGGCCCCGACGACCCCGAGGGCATGGTGCGCCACACCCAGGAGTGCCGCCAGCGGGGCTACGCCTTCGTGGCCGACCCCAGCCAGCAGCTGGCCTTCGGGGAGGGCGAGATGATCCGCGAGCTCGTCGACGGGGCGGCGTACCTGTTCTGCAACGAGTACGAGTCGCACATGATCGGCCAGAAGACCGGCTGGACCCCCGAGGAGATCCTGTCGAGGGTCGGCACCCAGGTCGTCACCCTGGGCAAGGACGGCGTCCGCGTGGAGTCCACCACCGCCGAGACCATCACCGTCACCGCCGTCCCGGGCGTCACCGCGGTCGAGCCCACCGGCGTCGGCGACGCCTTCCGCTCGGGCTTCCTCGCAGCGCTGGAGTGGGGCCTGGGCCACGAGCGGGCCGCCCAGGTCGGCTGCGTGCTCGCGGCGTACGTCGTGGAGCGGGTCGGCACGCAGGAGTACTCCTTCACCCACCAGCAGTTCGTCGACCGCGTCGCCACGGCGTACGGCGACGAGGCGGCCGCCGACGTGCGCCCGCACCTGCTGGGCTGA
- the coxB gene encoding cytochrome c oxidase subunit II produces the protein MSLQFPTRLRRSLATGLLVAVALVLSGCSAETDTQLKRLAMPEAATAEAPAVHTLWIWAWVAAMITGVLVWGLILYASFRYRRRSESEIPVQTRYNLPIEVMYTIAPVIMVLVFFVFTLRAQADVLKDDDNADNVVTVVGQQWSWSFNYNLGYDEETEKYEPRDGEDVVYDVGTAAEPPTLWLVKDQSVQFNLTSPDVIHSFWVPAFLFKMDVIPGRHNSFSVTPTREGTFEGRCAELCGVRHTRMLFNVKVVDQQEYDDHLASLAERGNTGPALGGAEVNTVTGLEPESNGGEE, from the coding sequence GTGAGTCTGCAGTTCCCCACCCGCCTGCGCCGGTCCTTGGCGACGGGTCTGCTGGTCGCCGTCGCACTCGTGCTGAGCGGTTGCTCGGCCGAGACCGACACCCAGCTCAAGCGGCTCGCGATGCCCGAGGCGGCCACCGCCGAGGCACCGGCCGTGCACACCCTGTGGATCTGGGCCTGGGTCGCCGCCATGATCACCGGCGTCCTGGTCTGGGGCCTGATCCTCTACGCCTCGTTCCGCTACCGCCGACGCAGCGAGTCCGAGATCCCCGTGCAGACGCGCTACAACCTGCCGATCGAGGTCATGTACACGATCGCGCCGGTCATCATGGTGCTGGTCTTCTTCGTCTTCACCCTCCGCGCGCAGGCCGACGTCCTGAAGGACGACGACAACGCCGACAACGTGGTGACCGTGGTCGGTCAGCAGTGGTCCTGGTCGTTCAACTACAACCTGGGCTACGACGAGGAGACCGAGAAGTACGAGCCCCGTGACGGCGAGGACGTCGTCTACGACGTCGGCACCGCGGCCGAGCCGCCGACGCTGTGGCTCGTCAAGGACCAGTCGGTGCAGTTCAACCTGACCTCGCCCGACGTCATCCACTCCTTCTGGGTGCCGGCGTTCCTGTTCAAGATGGACGTCATCCCCGGTCGCCACAACAGCTTCAGCGTCACCCCGACCCGCGAGGGCACCTTCGAGGGCCGGTGCGCCGAGCTGTGCGGCGTACGACACACGCGGATGCTCTTCAACGTCAAGGTCGTCGACCAGCAGGAGTACGACGATCACCTGGCCTCGCTCGCCGAGCGCGGCAACACCGGCCCCGCCCTCGGCGGCGCCGAGGTCAACACCGTCACCGGCCTCGAGCCCGAGAGCAACGGAGGAGAAGAGTGA
- the ctaD gene encoding cytochrome c oxidase subunit I, which produces MTAVSDAPTTTRRVTTPRKPSLGQQVVRILTTTDHKLIGKLYLTTSFAWFLVGGLLALVIRSELAFPGSQVVSDEVYNQLFTMHGTIMLLLFATPLFFGFANVLVPLQIGAPDVAFPRLNMLAYWFYLFGGIITASGFFTREGAADFGWTAYTPLSDGVRSPGIGGDLWVMGLWLAGLGTILGAVNFTVTIICMRAPGMTMFRMPIFVWNSLVTSLLVLIAFPIFAAALLALAADRTLGAQVFAPEHGGAILWQHLFWFFGHPEVYILALPFFGIITEILPVFSRKPIFGYVGLVAATLAIAVLSVAVWAHHMFVTGAVDLAFFSGMTFLIAVPTGVKFFNWIGTMWGGSISFDTPMLWSVGFLTTFLFGGLTGVILASPPLDFHVSDSYFVVAHFHYVVFGTVVFAMFAGFYFWWPKMTGRMLDETLGKVHFWLLFLGFHTTFLVQHWLGVEGMPRRYADYAAGDGFTTLNQISTIGAFLLAFSTLPFLWNVYVSSRSPKVSVDDPWGWGRSLEWATSCPPPRHNFVTLPRIRSESPAFDLHHPEIAALEYADNDLSGAADAPDMEGRFGNLADNDKGERR; this is translated from the coding sequence GTGACCGCCGTCTCCGACGCGCCCACCACCACCCGCCGCGTCACCACCCCCCGCAAGCCCAGCCTGGGCCAGCAGGTCGTCCGGATCCTCACGACGACCGACCACAAGCTCATCGGCAAGCTCTACCTGACAACCAGCTTCGCGTGGTTCCTGGTCGGCGGCCTGCTCGCGCTCGTCATCCGCTCCGAGCTCGCCTTCCCGGGCTCGCAGGTGGTCAGCGACGAGGTCTACAACCAGCTGTTCACCATGCACGGCACGATCATGCTGCTGCTGTTCGCGACGCCGCTGTTCTTCGGCTTCGCCAACGTGCTGGTGCCGCTGCAGATCGGTGCGCCCGACGTGGCGTTCCCGCGCCTGAACATGCTCGCCTACTGGTTCTACCTCTTCGGCGGCATCATCACCGCCTCGGGCTTCTTCACCCGTGAGGGGGCCGCGGACTTCGGCTGGACGGCGTACACCCCGCTCAGTGACGGCGTCCGCTCGCCCGGCATCGGCGGCGACCTGTGGGTGATGGGCCTGTGGCTGGCCGGTCTCGGCACCATCCTCGGTGCGGTCAACTTCACCGTGACGATCATCTGCATGCGCGCGCCCGGCATGACGATGTTCCGGATGCCGATCTTCGTCTGGAACTCGCTGGTCACCAGCCTGCTGGTCCTGATCGCGTTCCCGATCTTCGCCGCCGCGCTGCTCGCGCTGGCCGCCGACCGGACGCTGGGAGCCCAGGTGTTCGCGCCGGAGCACGGCGGCGCGATCCTGTGGCAGCACCTGTTCTGGTTCTTCGGCCACCCCGAGGTCTACATCCTGGCGCTGCCGTTCTTCGGCATCATCACCGAGATCCTCCCGGTCTTCAGCCGCAAGCCGATCTTCGGCTACGTCGGCCTCGTGGCGGCCACCCTGGCCATCGCCGTGCTGTCCGTCGCGGTGTGGGCCCACCACATGTTCGTCACCGGCGCGGTCGACCTGGCCTTCTTCTCCGGCATGACGTTCCTGATCGCGGTGCCCACGGGCGTGAAGTTCTTCAACTGGATCGGCACGATGTGGGGCGGGTCCATCAGTTTCGACACGCCCATGCTGTGGTCGGTCGGCTTCCTGACGACCTTCCTCTTCGGCGGTCTCACCGGCGTGATCCTGGCCTCGCCGCCCCTGGACTTCCACGTCTCGGACTCCTACTTCGTGGTGGCGCACTTCCACTACGTCGTCTTCGGCACCGTGGTGTTCGCGATGTTCGCGGGCTTCTACTTCTGGTGGCCCAAGATGACCGGCCGGATGCTCGACGAGACCCTCGGCAAGGTCCACTTCTGGCTGCTGTTCCTGGGCTTCCACACCACCTTCCTCGTCCAGCACTGGCTCGGCGTCGAGGGCATGCCCCGGCGGTACGCCGACTACGCGGCCGGTGACGGGTTCACCACGCTCAACCAGATCTCCACCATCGGGGCCTTCCTGCTCGCGTTCTCGACGCTGCCGTTCCTGTGGAACGTCTACGTCAGCTCGCGCTCGCCCAAGGTGTCGGTCGACGACCCGTGGGGCTGGGGCCGCTCGCTCGAGTGGGCCACCTCGTGCCCGCCGCCGCGCCACAACTTCGTCACGCTGCCCCGGATCCGCTCGGAGTCCCCGGCCTTCGACCTCCACCACCCGGAGATCGCCGCGCTCGAGTACGCCGACAACGACCTCAGCGGTGCCGCAGACGCTCCCGACATGGAGGGTCGCTTCGGCAACCTCGCCGACAACGACAAGGGGGAGCGTCGATGA
- a CDS encoding cytochrome c oxidase subunit 4, with protein MKAETWMFVFCSVFFVLVTPLYYLSSGDLTGTTALVMTFLLTTLIAFYLGFHARKMEPRPEDRKDGEIAEGAGELGFFPPYSWWPLWCALCLSAMVLGVAIGWWLFLIGAALGAIALCGLIFEYYRGEYAH; from the coding sequence ATGAAGGCCGAGACCTGGATGTTCGTCTTCTGCAGCGTCTTCTTCGTCCTGGTGACGCCGTTGTACTACCTGTCCAGCGGCGACCTGACCGGCACCACCGCGCTGGTGATGACGTTCCTGCTGACCACGCTGATCGCGTTCTACCTCGGCTTCCACGCCCGCAAGATGGAGCCGCGTCCCGAGGACCGCAAGGACGGCGAGATCGCGGAGGGTGCCGGCGAGCTCGGGTTCTTCCCGCCCTACAGCTGGTGGCCGCTGTGGTGCGCCCTGTGCCTCTCGGCCATGGTGCTCGGTGTCGCGATCGGCTGGTGGCTCTTCCTGATCGGTGCCGCTCTGGGCGCGATCGCGCTGTGCGGCCTGATCTTCGAGTACTACCGCGGTGAGTACGCCCACTGA
- a CDS encoding L,D-transpeptidase, with the protein MSSRTPRSRSALAGLLASALALSGCSLTANGDSDEAGSRTAGSGEAPSVQEEQDSAAVVVSNIRRGAQDVDLTRKLRLTVQDGTFEDVTVTTRRGEPVEGRISADKTRWVSQQQLTSGTRYRVASTAVDADGLQKSFDSRFRARTLSLDEQTYPSFVGDGQTVGVGMPVIVRFDVPVSDKASIEKHLEVTSKPAQVGSFHWISDNEVHWRPRAYWKPGTQVEVTADVGGVPAGNGIYGQVDRTMNMTIGSAMVSKVDMNTHQMKVFRNGELLRTIPITTGEQPKFTTRSGTKVIVEKFRQKRMNSETVGIDPDSADGYDIDDVEYAMRVTYSGEFIHAAPWSVGSQGSANVSHGCTGLSTADAGWLYDNSKVGDVVEYTGTGRGTDLTNGFGDWNASFADYKAGSALS; encoded by the coding sequence ATGTCCTCCCGGACACCTCGATCCCGTTCTGCCCTGGCCGGGCTGCTCGCTTCGGCCCTGGCCCTGTCCGGCTGCTCGCTCACCGCGAACGGCGACTCCGACGAGGCCGGCTCCCGCACGGCGGGCAGCGGCGAGGCACCCTCGGTCCAGGAGGAGCAGGACTCCGCGGCTGTCGTCGTCAGCAACATCCGTCGAGGCGCCCAGGACGTCGACCTCACGCGGAAGCTGCGGCTGACCGTGCAGGACGGCACCTTCGAGGACGTCACGGTCACCACCCGACGCGGTGAGCCCGTGGAGGGCCGGATCTCAGCCGACAAGACGCGCTGGGTCTCCCAGCAGCAGCTGACCTCGGGCACCCGCTACCGCGTGGCCAGCACGGCCGTGGACGCCGACGGCCTGCAGAAGTCCTTCGACTCACGCTTCCGGGCCCGCACGCTCAGCCTCGACGAGCAGACCTACCCCAGCTTCGTCGGCGACGGTCAGACCGTCGGTGTCGGGATGCCGGTCATCGTGCGCTTCGACGTGCCGGTGAGCGACAAGGCCAGCATCGAGAAGCACCTCGAGGTGACCAGCAAGCCGGCGCAGGTCGGCTCGTTCCACTGGATCAGCGACAACGAGGTGCACTGGCGTCCCCGCGCCTACTGGAAGCCCGGCACCCAGGTCGAGGTGACGGCCGACGTCGGCGGCGTACCCGCGGGCAACGGCATCTACGGCCAGGTCGACCGCACCATGAACATGACCATCGGCAGCGCCATGGTCTCCAAGGTCGACATGAACACCCACCAGATGAAGGTGTTCCGCAACGGCGAGCTGCTCCGCACCATCCCGATCACCACGGGGGAGCAGCCCAAGTTCACGACGCGGTCGGGCACCAAGGTCATCGTGGAGAAGTTCCGTCAGAAGCGGATGAACTCCGAGACCGTCGGCATCGACCCCGACAGCGCCGACGGCTACGACATCGACGACGTCGAGTACGCCATGCGTGTCACCTACTCCGGCGAGTTCATCCACGCCGCCCCGTGGTCGGTCGGCAGCCAGGGCAGCGCCAACGTCAGCCACGGCTGCACCGGCCTGAGCACGGCCGACGCCGGCTGGCTCTACGACAACTCCAAGGTCGGCGACGTCGTCGAGTACACCGGCACCGGCCGTGGCACCGACCTGACCAACGGCTTCGGCGACTGGAACGCCTCGTTCGCCGACTACAAGGCCGGCTCCGCCCTGAGCTGA
- a CDS encoding cytochrome b, whose amino-acid sequence MSADTVARTNGKTAAKPEKPSKVGAAATWADDRLGLAGLAKKNLRKVFPDHWSFMLGEIALWSFVVLLLTGVFLTLWYRPSMAEVVYDGSYSPLRGLEMSEAYMSALHISFDIRGGLLMRQVHHWAAMIFIASMFVHMMRVYFTGAFRKPRELNWVIGCLLLILGTLEGFTGYSLPDDLLSGTGIRAADGFMKSIPVIGTYASFFLFGGEFPGDSIIPRLYTVHVLLIPGVLLALIAAHMLLLVYHKHTQWPGPGRTEGNVVGFPMLPVYAAKAGGFFFIVFGVLTLMGGIITINPVWAYGPYNPAEVTAGSQPDWYMGWPDGALRIMPGIESHFFGLTLSWNVLLPIIVLPGVMFTILLMLPFIESWITQDKRDHHLLQRPRNAPTRTATMVALMTFIGLLWAAGGNDIIAIKMNLSINQITYFIRAAVFIGPVIAFIITRRWCISLQRHDNEKLLHGYESGIIMRDAQGGYSERHLPLPLERAYTLTARDRDEIFVPQLTTDDNGVSSPTARKDKLRGRLSQLWYGDNVQKPTREELDEAHHHAELEHAHEVAMSGHAADGHQFDGRADSVSDNQLSSR is encoded by the coding sequence ATGAGCGCTGACACCGTCGCTCGCACGAACGGCAAGACTGCCGCCAAGCCCGAGAAGCCCTCCAAGGTCGGCGCCGCCGCCACCTGGGCCGACGACCGGCTCGGCCTCGCCGGGCTGGCCAAGAAGAACCTCCGCAAGGTCTTCCCCGACCACTGGTCCTTCATGCTCGGCGAGATCGCCCTGTGGTCCTTCGTCGTGCTGCTGCTCACGGGCGTCTTCCTGACCCTGTGGTACCGCCCCAGCATGGCCGAGGTCGTCTACGACGGGTCCTACTCGCCGCTGCGCGGGCTCGAGATGTCCGAGGCCTACATGTCGGCCCTGCACATCTCCTTCGACATCCGTGGCGGCCTGCTGATGCGTCAGGTCCACCACTGGGCCGCGATGATCTTCATCGCCTCGATGTTCGTGCACATGATGCGCGTCTACTTCACCGGCGCCTTCCGCAAGCCCCGCGAGCTCAACTGGGTGATCGGCTGCCTGCTGCTCATCCTCGGCACGCTCGAGGGCTTCACCGGCTACTCCCTCCCGGACGACCTACTCTCGGGCACCGGCATCCGGGCCGCCGACGGGTTCATGAAGTCGATCCCCGTCATCGGCACCTACGCCTCGTTCTTCCTCTTCGGCGGCGAGTTCCCCGGTGACTCGATCATCCCGCGGCTCTACACCGTCCACGTGCTGCTGATCCCGGGCGTGCTGCTGGCGCTGATCGCGGCCCACATGCTGCTGCTCGTCTACCACAAGCACACGCAGTGGCCCGGCCCCGGCCGCACCGAGGGCAACGTCGTCGGTTTCCCGATGCTCCCCGTGTACGCCGCCAAGGCCGGCGGGTTCTTCTTCATCGTCTTCGGCGTGCTGACCCTCATGGGCGGCATCATCACCATCAACCCGGTCTGGGCCTACGGCCCCTACAACCCGGCGGAGGTGACGGCCGGCTCCCAGCCCGACTGGTACATGGGCTGGCCCGACGGCGCGCTGCGCATCATGCCCGGCATCGAGTCGCACTTCTTCGGCCTCACGCTGTCGTGGAACGTGCTGCTGCCGATCATCGTGCTCCCCGGCGTGATGTTCACGATCCTGCTGATGCTGCCGTTCATCGAGTCCTGGATCACCCAGGACAAGCGGGACCACCACCTGCTGCAGCGCCCCCGCAACGCCCCGACGCGCACGGCCACGATGGTCGCGCTGATGACCTTCATCGGTCTGCTCTGGGCCGCCGGCGGCAACGACATCATCGCCATCAAGATGAACCTCAGCATCAACCAGATCACCTACTTCATCAGGGCCGCCGTGTTCATCGGCCCGGTGATCGCGTTCATCATCACGCGCCGCTGGTGCATCTCGCTCCAGCGTCACGACAACGAGAAGCTGCTGCACGGCTACGAGAGCGGCATCATCATGCGGGACGCCCAGGGCGGCTACAGCGAGCGTCACCTGCCGCTGCCCCTGGAGCGTGCCTACACGCTGACCGCCCGCGACCGTGACGAGATCTTCGTCCCGCAGCTGACGACCGACGACAACGGGGTCTCCTCCCCCACCGCGCGCAAGGACAAGCTGCGCGGCCGTCTCTCGCAGCTCTGGTACGGCGACAACGTGCAGAAGCCCACCCGCGAGGAGCTCGACGAGGCACACCACCACGCCGAGCTCGAGCACGCGCACGAGGTCGCCATGAGCGGCCACGCCGCCGACGGACACCAGTTCGACGGCCGTGCCGACTCGGTGAGCGACAACCAGCTCAGCAGCCGCTGA
- a CDS encoding ubiquinol-cytochrome c reductase iron-sulfur subunit, whose protein sequence is MTAKGELERVENDLFDDPGLPAHEPRPTDVDEHLEKRAERQVALLFGLSAVCTVLFCVSYFVFEIGDNPSELLGFGASNLTMGLFLGLALTLIGVGTIQWARKLMADTEIVEYRHAASSSEEDKVETLAALRQGTEESGIARRPLIRNSLLGSVLLLGAPAVIMLRDLGPLPGDKLYTTVWKRGMRVVQDVSGTPIRPQDMEVGQLVNGEPAIFFEDDAEGEPLYEGIELQQEKAKAAVVIVRMQPDDIKPWPGRENWGVDGILCYSKICTHVGCPISLWEQQTHHLLCPCHQSTFDLADNGKVIFGPAARHLPQLPLAVDDEGYLVATRDFTEAVGPSFWERNNDEPGDE, encoded by the coding sequence ATGACGGCCAAGGGCGAGCTCGAGCGGGTCGAGAACGACCTGTTCGACGACCCGGGTCTGCCGGCCCACGAGCCGCGGCCCACCGACGTCGACGAGCACCTCGAGAAGCGCGCCGAGCGCCAGGTCGCCCTGCTGTTCGGCCTCTCGGCCGTCTGCACGGTGCTGTTCTGCGTCTCGTACTTCGTCTTCGAGATCGGCGACAACCCCTCCGAGCTGCTCGGCTTCGGTGCCTCCAACCTCACCATGGGCCTGTTCCTGGGCCTCGCACTGACCCTCATCGGTGTCGGCACGATCCAGTGGGCCCGCAAGCTCATGGCCGACACCGAGATCGTCGAGTACCGCCACGCGGCCTCGTCCTCGGAGGAGGACAAGGTCGAGACGCTCGCGGCGCTGCGCCAGGGCACCGAGGAGTCGGGCATCGCCCGGCGTCCGCTGATCCGCAACAGCCTCCTGGGCTCCGTGCTGCTGCTCGGCGCCCCGGCCGTCATCATGCTCCGCGACCTCGGTCCGCTGCCCGGTGACAAGCTCTACACGACGGTCTGGAAGCGCGGCATGCGCGTCGTCCAGGACGTCAGCGGGACCCCGATCCGCCCCCAGGACATGGAGGTGGGTCAGCTCGTCAACGGCGAGCCCGCGATCTTCTTCGAGGACGATGCCGAGGGCGAGCCCCTCTACGAAGGCATCGAGCTCCAGCAGGAGAAGGCCAAGGCCGCCGTCGTGATCGTCCGCATGCAGCCCGACGACATCAAGCCCTGGCCCGGTCGGGAGAACTGGGGCGTCGACGGCATCCTGTGCTACTCCAAGATCTGCACCCACGTCGGGTGCCCGATCTCCCTGTGGGAGCAGCAGACGCACCACCTGCTGTGCCCCTGCCACCAGTCCACGTTCGACCTCGCCGACAACGGCAAGGTCATCTTCGGCCCCGCGGCGCGTCACCTGCCGCAGCTACCCTTGGCCGTGGACGACGAGGGCTACCTAGTCGCCACCCGTGACTTCACCGAGGCCGTGGGCCCGTCATTCTGGGAGCGCAACAACGATGAGCCTGGAGATGAGTGA
- a CDS encoding c-type cytochrome encodes MRLTQKLGSRITGRLSAHRRSRLAGPVVVLLALILTGGVFAFLSPASAEQKTADEDLVAKGRALFLVGCSSCHGKNGEGVPTEQGNQYGPSLVGVGAASVDFQVGTGRMPMAQPGTQALRKPPVYSEEETEALAAYVATLGPGPSVPSEAETSTEDVDEEGVVEGGEFFRTNCTACHNFAGAGGALPRGRFAPSLDGVSNKHIYEAMLTGPQQMPVFSDEVLTPEDKRHIIAYLNEREEAPKYGGFQLGSLGPVTEGLVAWLVGMGVLVGFAVWIAAHSTRSTKKKGGTA; translated from the coding sequence GTGCGACTCACGCAGAAGCTCGGCAGCCGGATCACCGGCCGCCTCTCGGCACACCGCCGCAGCCGCCTCGCCGGCCCCGTGGTGGTGCTGCTGGCGCTCATCCTCACCGGCGGGGTGTTCGCCTTCCTCTCCCCCGCCTCGGCGGAGCAGAAGACCGCCGACGAGGACCTCGTGGCCAAGGGCCGCGCGCTGTTCCTGGTCGGCTGCTCGTCCTGCCACGGCAAGAACGGTGAGGGCGTCCCCACCGAGCAGGGCAACCAGTACGGCCCCAGCCTGGTCGGCGTCGGCGCCGCCTCGGTCGACTTCCAGGTCGGCACCGGCCGCATGCCGATGGCCCAGCCCGGCACCCAGGCGCTGCGCAAGCCCCCCGTCTACTCCGAGGAGGAGACCGAGGCGCTGGCGGCGTACGTCGCGACGCTCGGCCCCGGCCCGTCCGTGCCCTCCGAGGCCGAGACCAGCACCGAGGACGTCGACGAGGAGGGCGTGGTCGAGGGCGGCGAGTTCTTCCGCACCAACTGCACCGCCTGCCACAACTTCGCCGGCGCCGGCGGCGCGCTCCCCCGCGGCCGCTTCGCCCCGTCGCTGGACGGCGTCTCCAACAAGCACATCTACGAGGCCATGCTGACCGGCCCGCAGCAGATGCCGGTGTTCTCCGACGAGGTCCTCACCCCCGAGGACAAGCGCCACATCATCGCCTACCTCAACGAGCGTGAGGAGGCGCCCAAGTACGGCGGCTTCCAGCTCGGCTCCCTGGGCCCGGTCACCGAGGGCCTCGTGGCCTGGCTGGTCGGCATGGGCGTCCTGGTCGGCTTCGCGGTGTGGATCGCCGCACACTCCACGCGTTCGACCAAGAAGAAGGGCGGCACGGCATGA
- a CDS encoding cytochrome c oxidase subunit 3: MPASRLHGHHDRPSMVSVGTIVWLSSELMFFAALFAAYFTIRSVSPELWAQETELLNVPFSTVNTIILVASSVTCQLGVFKAEDGIVGRTGKLWQFKQWGLREWFILTYCMGAVFIGGQAFEYAELVHEGLTIPSSAYGTVFYLATGFHGIHVIGGLVAFLFVLGRTYLARKFTHEQAVTAIVVSYYWHFVDVVWVGLFATVYLIK, encoded by the coding sequence ATCCCGGCATCCCGACTCCACGGGCACCACGACCGACCCAGCATGGTCAGCGTGGGCACGATCGTGTGGCTCTCGAGCGAGCTCATGTTCTTCGCGGCTCTCTTCGCCGCCTACTTCACGATCCGCTCCGTGAGCCCCGAGCTGTGGGCCCAGGAGACCGAGCTGCTCAACGTGCCGTTCTCCACGGTCAACACGATCATCCTCGTGGCCTCCTCGGTGACCTGCCAGCTCGGCGTCTTCAAGGCCGAGGACGGCATCGTCGGTCGCACCGGCAAGCTGTGGCAGTTCAAGCAGTGGGGCCTGCGGGAGTGGTTCATCCTCACCTACTGCATGGGCGCCGTCTTCATCGGCGGCCAGGCCTTCGAGTACGCCGAGCTGGTCCACGAGGGCCTGACGATCCCGTCCTCGGCGTACGGCACGGTGTTCTACCTCGCGACCGGCTTCCACGGCATCCACGTCATCGGTGGCCTCGTCGCGTTCCTGTTCGTGCTCGGGCGCACCTACCTCGCCCGCAAGTTCACCCACGAGCAGGCGGTCACGGCCATCGTCGTGTCGTACTACTGGCACTTCGTCGACGTGGTCTGGGTCGGTCTGTTCGCGACCGTCTACCTGATCAAGTAG